One part of the Oncorhynchus clarkii lewisi isolate Uvic-CL-2024 chromosome 7, UVic_Ocla_1.0, whole genome shotgun sequence genome encodes these proteins:
- the LOC139414273 gene encoding potassium channel subfamily K member 15-like gives MKVQNIRTLSLILCMISYLLVGAAVFDALESETESSKKKILEQKRNELKKKYGFTQDDYREIERVVLQSEPHRAGRQWKFAGSFYFAITVITTIGYGHAAPGTDSGRTFCMFYAVLGIPLTLVMFQSMGERINTLVRYLLCRLKCCMGLRWTDVSMGNMVLVGLLSCMSTLCVGAAAFSHFEGWTFFHAYYYCFITLTTIGFGDFVALQKKEALQRRIPYVAFSFMYILVGLAVIGAFLNLVVLRFLTYSTQEGTRSLEVEREEQAAVPKRPWGGKAVEEADVEASARDRVDGMEQKEAEDGHSSRCNFSLSIDGGTSRTNLIPCPSEELRGTPGVRESAKHPEFCISALCSCMCFRLCACDSPFPSRCEHSGCHSNPLFYNSISYRVDEASCSSRGTSAQSSPSSGALFLGMSSPHTRRKSV, from the exons ATGAAGGTGCAGAACATTCGGACCCTTTCTCTCATCCTGTGTATGATATCCTACCTGCTTGTGGGAGCCGCGGTGTTCGACGCCCTCGAGTCCGAGACCGAGAGCTCGAAGAAAAAAATCCTGGAACAAAAGCGCAACGAGCTGAAGAAGAAGTACGGATTCACTCAGGACGACTACCGTGAGATCGAGAGAGTGGTTCTACAGTCGGAGCCACATCGCGCGGGGAGACAGTGGAAATTTGCGGGATCTTTTTACTTTGCCATCACTGTTATCACAACGATTG GTTATGGACATGCTGCTCCAGGCACAGACTCTGGCAGGACATTCTGCATGTTCTATGCTGTTCTGGGAATCCCACTGACGCTGGTCATGTTCCAGAGCATGGGGGAGAGGATCAACACGTTAGTCCGCTACCTCCTCTGCAGGCTCAAGTGCTGCATGGGATTACGGTGGACTGACGTGTCCATGGGGAACATGGTGCTGGTGGGCCTCCTGTCCTGCATGAGCACCCTTTGTGTTGGGGCAGCAGCCTTCTCCCACTTTGAGGGCTGGACCTTCTTCCatgcctactactactgcttcatCACGCTCACCACCATCGGCTTCGGGGACTTTGTGGCCCTGCAGAAGAAGGAGGCCCTCCAGAGGAGGATTCCCTATGTGGCCTTCAGCTTCATGTACATCCTGGTGGGGCTGGCTGTGATCGGGGCTTTCCTGAACCTGGTGGTGCTGCGCTTCCTCACCTACAGCACACAGGAGGGAACCAGGAGCCTGGAGGTGGAGCGAGAGGAGCAGGCAGCAGTGCCTAAGAGGCCATGGGGTGGGAAGGCGGTGGAGGAGGCAGATGTGGAAGCATCAGCACGGGACAGAGTTGATGGGATGGAGCAGAAAGAAGCTGAGGATGGGCATAGTAGCCGCTGCAACTTCTCCCTTTCCATAGATGGAGGCACCAGTCGTACCAACCTCATCCCCTGTCCATCTGAGGAGCTCAGGGGGACCCCTGGGGTCAGGGAATCTGCTAAGCACCCTGAGTTCTGCATCAGCGCCCTCTGCTCCTGTATGTGCTTCAGGCTGTGTGCCTGTGACAGCCCCTTTCCATCCCGCTGTGAGCACTCAGGCTGTCACAGCAACCCTCTCTTCTACAACTCCATCTCCTACAGGGTGGATGAAGCCTCTTGCAGCTCCAGGGGCACCTCAGCCCAGTCCTCCCCCAGCAGCGGTGCCCTTTTCCTGGGGATGAGCAGTCCTCACACACGGAGGAAGTCAGTGTAG